From a single Calothrix sp. NIES-2098 genomic region:
- a CDS encoding K+-transporting ATPase subunit F has translation MKSLQNSTQIIADITEIFSDWRKQKLPLSIFLGMCFNLVVAPVVYAATGEEFSRTQAWALGLLGLVTLSLSIYLFFVMFVPEKF, from the coding sequence ATGAAATCGCTCCAAAACTCTACCCAAATAATTGCAGATATTACCGAAATATTCTCAGACTGGCGTAAACAAAAACTGCCCTTATCCATATTTCTGGGAATGTGCTTCAACCTGGTGGTTGCGCCTGTTGTGTATGCAGCCACAGGCGAGGAATTTTCTCGCACACAAGCCTGGGCTTTGGGATTGTTAGGACTAGTAACCCTGAGTCTTTCTATCTATTTATTTTTTGTGATGTTTGTACCGGAGAAATTCTAA
- a CDS encoding K+ transporting ATPase, KdpC subunit, protein MSFTREASRAIRSTFVLWIIGAIIYPFMMIAVGQIVFPYQANGSLIKDSQGQVVGSALIGQPFSSDRYFNSRPSTTSYSTADPKKDDAKVLQTGVSGASNLAPSNSALLERIKGKDDPDPSKRVEGDLNRLKKAGVQPTADLVYTSGSSLDPHITPEAAKAQIARVAKAQEIPPQQLETLINQNTDGRFLGIFGEPGVNVLQLNLALDALKSAS, encoded by the coding sequence ATGAGTTTTACCAGAGAAGCCAGCAGAGCAATTCGTTCTACCTTTGTACTTTGGATTATTGGCGCAATTATCTATCCATTTATGATGATTGCTGTGGGACAGATTGTATTTCCCTATCAAGCCAATGGTAGTTTAATCAAAGATAGCCAAGGTCAAGTTGTCGGTTCTGCCTTAATTGGACAACCCTTTAGTAGCGATCGCTATTTTAACTCTCGCCCCAGCACCACCAGCTACAGCACTGCCGACCCCAAAAAAGATGATGCTAAAGTCTTACAAACAGGAGTTTCCGGTGCTAGTAACCTTGCTCCCAGTAATTCCGCCTTACTAGAACGCATCAAAGGTAAAGACGATCCCGATCCCAGCAAACGGGTTGAAGGTGATCTCAACCGTTTGAAAAAAGCAGGTGTCCAACCTACCGCAGATTTAGTCTACACCTCTGGTTCCAGCCTTGACCCCCACATTACCCCTGAAGCTGCTAAAGCACAAATTGCCCGTGTCGCTAAAGCACAAGAAATTCCACCCCAACAGTTAGAAACTTTAATTAATCAAAATACTGATGGTCGTTTTCTGGGAATTTTTGGTGAGCCAGGGGTCAATGTCTTGCAATTAAATCTCGCTTTAGATGCTTTAAAATCTGCCAGTTAA